One Nicotiana sylvestris chromosome 12, ASM39365v2, whole genome shotgun sequence genomic window carries:
- the LOC138883017 gene encoding uncharacterized protein yields MEIDQDVEELLIMGDSDLIIRQAQGEWETRDVKLIPYRQHVEDLSRRFKSVEFRYIPRFHNELADVLATLASMLPYPGNAHIDPLEIQIRERHGYCNTIEAEPNVQPWYHNIKRFLKTKEYLEQASGDQKRTIRRLASGFFLSSEVLYKRTPDLNLLRCVDAEEARRIMCNPKQPCKAGATKKRKRNAQVPETALQQQSIKREVPSKFFPAFTHSMKKNRKENKMK; encoded by the exons atggaaatcgaccaagatgtggaagaattgttaatcatgggagattcggatttGATTATCAGACAagctcagggagaatgggaaactcgggatgtcaagcttattccctacaggcaacatgtggaagatcttagcaggCGGTTCAAGtcagtagagttcaggtacattcctcgttttcacaatgagttagccgaCGTgctcgctactttggcctcgatgttgccatacccaggcaatgcccacattgacccattggaaatccaaatccgagaaaggcACGGTTACTGCAACACAATTGAGGCAGAACCgaatgttcagccatggtatcataaTATCAAGAGGTTTCTGAAAACTAAAGAATATctcgagcaagccagtggagaccaaaagagaaccattagacggctCGCAAGCGGTTTCTTCTTGAGCAGTGAGGTCttatacaaaaggactccagatctcaacttgttaagatgtgtggACGCCGAAGAGGCcagaagaatcat gtgcaatccaaagcaaccgtgcaaggcaggtgcaaccaaaaaaaggaaaagaaatgcgCAAGTGccagaaacagctttgcagcaacaatccataaaaagggaagtcccctccaaaTTTTTTCCTGCATTTACTCATTCCatgaaaaaaaacagaaaggaaaacaaaatgaaataa